In Croceicoccus sp. Ery15, a genomic segment contains:
- the aspS gene encoding aspartate--tRNA ligase, whose amino-acid sequence MHAYRTHTCGALTAANVGETIRLSGWIHRKRDHGGVLFVDLRDHYGITQIVADEDSPALAVLDGLRVESVVTIDGEVKARSAGTVNPNLSTGEIEVYARGITVQSKAEELPMPVAGEQEYPEEIRLKNRFLDLRRDKVHSNIVLRSQVISSIRRRMIDAGFTEFQTPILGASSPEGARDYLVPARMHPGRFYALPQAPQMFKQLLMVAGFDRYFQIAPCFRDEDLRADRSPEFYQLDFEMSYVTQEDVFQTLEPVLAGVFEEFSGGKTVTPAGSFPRIPYAEALLKYGSDKPDLRNPLIISDVTHHFTQSGFGLFEKIVGSGGKVRVIPAPNTADKSRKFFDDMNNWARQEGFAGLGYVTRKGGEFGGPIAKNHGPERMEELYNELGLGPDDGLFFAAGKEKDAAKLAGVARTRTAEELGLIEQGCFKFCWIVDFPMFEYDEDAKKVDFSHNPFSMPQGEMEALETKDPLDILAWQYDIVCNGYELSSGAIRNHRPDIMYKAFEIAGYSREDVDANFSGMINAFKYGAPPHGGSAPGIDRIVMLLADEPNIREVIAFPMNQRAQDLMMGAPSVVSAKQLRELSIRTVEPPKPASE is encoded by the coding sequence ATGCATGCCTATCGGACCCACACCTGCGGCGCTTTGACGGCCGCCAATGTCGGCGAGACGATCCGCCTGTCGGGCTGGATTCATCGCAAGCGCGACCATGGAGGCGTGCTGTTCGTGGATCTGCGCGACCATTACGGCATCACCCAGATTGTCGCGGACGAAGACAGTCCCGCGCTGGCCGTGCTTGACGGATTGCGCGTGGAATCGGTCGTGACCATCGACGGCGAGGTCAAGGCCCGCTCGGCAGGAACGGTGAATCCCAATCTGTCGACCGGCGAGATCGAGGTCTATGCCCGCGGCATCACCGTGCAGAGCAAGGCCGAGGAATTGCCGATGCCGGTCGCGGGCGAGCAGGAATACCCCGAGGAAATACGGTTGAAGAACCGTTTCCTCGACCTGCGCCGCGACAAGGTGCATTCGAACATCGTCCTGCGTTCGCAAGTCATTTCCAGCATCCGCCGCCGCATGATCGACGCCGGTTTTACCGAGTTCCAGACCCCGATCCTCGGCGCATCCAGCCCCGAAGGCGCGCGCGACTATCTGGTGCCGGCGCGCATGCATCCGGGCCGTTTCTATGCGCTTCCGCAAGCGCCGCAGATGTTCAAGCAGCTGTTGATGGTGGCGGGTTTCGACCGCTATTTCCAGATCGCGCCCTGCTTTCGCGACGAGGATTTGCGCGCCGATCGCAGCCCCGAATTCTATCAGCTCGATTTCGAGATGAGCTATGTCACGCAGGAAGACGTGTTCCAGACGCTGGAACCGGTGCTGGCAGGCGTGTTCGAGGAATTTTCGGGCGGCAAGACGGTGACGCCCGCGGGCAGCTTCCCGCGCATCCCCTATGCCGAGGCGCTGCTGAAATACGGCAGCGACAAGCCCGATCTGCGCAACCCGCTGATCATTTCGGATGTGACGCATCATTTCACCCAGTCGGGTTTCGGCCTGTTCGAAAAGATCGTCGGTTCGGGCGGCAAGGTGCGCGTTATCCCCGCGCCGAACACCGCGGACAAGAGCCGCAAGTTCTTTGACGACATGAACAACTGGGCCCGTCAGGAAGGGTTCGCAGGCCTTGGCTATGTCACCCGCAAGGGCGGCGAGTTCGGTGGCCCGATCGCCAAGAACCATGGGCCTGAGCGCATGGAAGAACTGTATAACGAGCTGGGCCTTGGCCCGGACGACGGTCTGTTCTTCGCTGCGGGTAAGGAAAAGGACGCGGCCAAGCTGGCGGGTGTCGCGCGCACGCGCACGGCAGAGGAACTGGGTCTGATCGAACAGGGCTGCTTCAAGTTCTGCTGGATCGTCGATTTCCCGATGTTCGAATATGACGAGGACGCGAAGAAGGTCGATTTCAGCCACAACCCGTTCTCCATGCCGCAGGGCGAAATGGAGGCGCTGGAGACCAAGGACCCGCTCGACATTCTGGCCTGGCAGTACGACATCGTCTGCAACGGTTACGAGCTGTCTTCGGGCGCGATCCGGAACCACCGTCCCGACATCATGTACAAGGCGTTCGAGATCGCGGGCTATTCGCGTGAAGACGTGGACGCCAATTTCTCGGGCATGATCAATGCGTTCAAATATGGCGCGCCGCCGCATGGCGGTTCTGCGCCGGGCATCGACCGCATCGTCATGCTGCTGGCGGACGAACCGAACATTCGCGAAGTCATTGCCTTCCCGATGAACCAGCGTGCGCAGGACCTGATGATGGGCGCGCCCAGCGTGGTGAGCGCCAAGCAATTGCGCGAGCTGTCGATCCGCACCGTCGAACCGCCCAAGCCTGCCAGCGAGTAA
- the istB gene encoding IS21-like element helper ATPase IstB, with product MSSQAPELLLASHLKTLKLPTFLREHDKLARQCAAEGVDHVRYLARLVELELIDRERRMVERRIKAARFPAAKSLDSFDFAAIPKLNKMQVLELARCDWITRRENVIALGPSGTGKTHVAIGLGLAACQKGLTVGFITASALVSEMMEARDERRLLRLHKQMTGYKLLIIDELGFVPLSKTGAELLFELISQRYERGSTLITSNLPFDEWTETFGSERLTGALLDRLTHHVSILEMNGESYRLAQSQARKARPNP from the coding sequence ATGAGCAGCCAAGCTCCCGAACTGCTGCTCGCCAGCCACCTCAAGACGCTCAAGCTGCCAACCTTCCTGCGCGAGCATGACAAGCTGGCCCGGCAATGCGCAGCAGAGGGCGTAGATCATGTCCGCTACCTTGCTCGGCTTGTCGAACTGGAACTGATCGACCGGGAACGCCGGATGGTCGAGCGCCGGATCAAGGCCGCGCGGTTCCCGGCCGCCAAGAGCCTCGACAGCTTCGACTTTGCCGCCATTCCGAAGCTCAACAAGATGCAGGTGCTCGAACTGGCGCGTTGTGACTGGATTACCCGTCGCGAGAACGTCATCGCCCTTGGCCCGTCGGGGACCGGCAAGACCCATGTCGCGATCGGTCTTGGCCTGGCGGCCTGCCAGAAGGGCCTGACGGTCGGGTTCATCACTGCTTCCGCGCTGGTCAGCGAGATGATGGAGGCACGCGACGAACGCCGCCTACTGCGCTTACACAAGCAGATGACCGGCTATAAGCTTCTCATCATCGATGAGCTGGGGTTCGTGCCCCTCTCCAAAACCGGCGCGGAACTGCTGTTCGAGCTGATCTCACAGCGCTACGAACGCGGCTCGACGCTGATCACCAGCAACCTGCCGTTCGACGAATGGACCGAGACGTTCGGTTCCGAGCGCCTGACAGGCGCGCTCCTCGACCGGCTCACCCACCACGTCAGCATCCTCGAGATGAACGGCGAGAGCTATCGCCTGGCCCAGAGCCAGGCACGCAAAGCACGTCCCAACCCCTGA
- the mltG gene encoding endolytic transglycosylase MltG — protein MKRGCAVLVAIAILAMLGAGGWFMAGWYGGAGPEKATSFVVPSGATLTSTADKLGEEGLIASADGFLLRAKVLASGDPVKAGEFAIPKGASPATILDILQHGEVIRRFVTVPEGLPSIMVHERLMAEPLLTGQVPVPAEGSVLPDSYDFERGEARADVVARMQKAMSDFIAAEWPRRDKDLPVTTPEQALSLAAIVEKETGVPEERRMVAGLYTNRLRKGMRLQADPTIIYPITKGKPLGRRIRRSEIDAVNGYNTYSMAGLPVGPITNPGRESILAVLHPAKTDAIYMVADGSGGHAFSDTLDGHNDNVAAWRKLRRQRGEIE, from the coding sequence ATGAAACGGGGCTGCGCTGTCCTTGTTGCCATCGCCATTCTTGCGATGCTGGGCGCGGGCGGCTGGTTCATGGCCGGTTGGTATGGCGGAGCCGGGCCGGAAAAGGCGACCAGCTTCGTTGTTCCATCGGGCGCTACGCTTACGTCGACGGCGGACAAGCTGGGAGAGGAGGGGTTGATCGCTTCCGCTGACGGTTTCCTGTTGCGAGCCAAGGTTCTGGCCAGCGGCGATCCGGTCAAGGCAGGCGAATTCGCTATCCCCAAGGGTGCAAGCCCTGCGACCATCCTCGACATCTTGCAGCATGGCGAGGTGATCCGCCGCTTTGTCACCGTGCCAGAGGGGCTACCCTCTATCATGGTGCACGAACGGCTGATGGCGGAACCCTTGCTGACAGGGCAAGTGCCGGTGCCTGCCGAGGGTTCGGTCCTGCCCGACAGTTATGATTTCGAACGCGGCGAGGCGCGCGCCGATGTGGTGGCCCGCATGCAAAAGGCGATGAGCGATTTCATCGCCGCCGAATGGCCCAGGCGCGACAAGGATTTGCCTGTCACAACGCCCGAACAGGCGCTGTCGTTGGCCGCGATCGTCGAAAAGGAAACCGGCGTTCCCGAAGAGCGGCGCATGGTCGCGGGACTCTACACCAATCGCCTGCGCAAAGGCATGCGGTTACAGGCGGACCCCACGATCATCTATCCCATTACTAAGGGCAAGCCGCTGGGCCGCCGTATCCGCCGCAGCGAGATCGACGCGGTGAACGGCTATAACACCTATTCCATGGCGGGACTGCCGGTGGGGCCGATTACCAATCCCGGCAGGGAATCGATTCTTGCCGTGCTGCATCCCGCCAAGACCGATGCGATCTATATGGTCGCCGACGGGTCGGGCGGGCATGCCTTCAGCGATACGCTGGATGGCCATAACGACAATGTCGCCGCGTGGCGCAAACTGCGCCGCCAGCGGGGCGAGATCGAATAG
- a CDS encoding hydrogen peroxide-inducible genes activator: MKNTYLPTLKQLQYLLALHEKRHFGRAAENCYVSQSTLSAGIRELESLLGVTLVERTRRVVRFTPLGERVVEKAHVLLREAEELAELVQSAGKPLSGELRMSVIPTIAPFLLPKILPRLRKERPNLKLFLREEPSADAIESLHHGRADCVLLALPFATGEVDSEVLFDDRLFVAFPKDDPRDPPEVVPPSMIDEARLLLLEDGHCLKEHALAACNRPELRASATMIGTSLHTLVQMVDNGLGLTMLPEMALEAGILDGTNVVARPLKSKNASRQIALVWRRGSPRADEFRLLARELREG, from the coding sequence TTGAAGAACACCTATCTGCCGACCCTAAAGCAGCTGCAATATCTGCTGGCGCTGCATGAAAAGCGCCATTTCGGGCGCGCGGCGGAAAACTGTTACGTTTCGCAATCCACCCTGTCGGCCGGTATCCGCGAGCTGGAATCGCTGCTGGGCGTAACCCTGGTCGAACGCACGCGCCGCGTGGTGCGCTTTACCCCGCTGGGCGAGCGGGTGGTGGAAAAGGCCCATGTCCTGCTGCGCGAGGCGGAGGAACTGGCTGAGCTGGTTCAGTCCGCGGGCAAGCCTTTGTCGGGCGAATTGCGCATGAGCGTGATCCCCACCATCGCGCCCTTCCTGCTCCCCAAGATACTGCCGCGCCTGCGCAAGGAGCGCCCCAACCTGAAGCTGTTCCTGCGCGAGGAGCCGAGCGCGGACGCCATCGAATCGCTGCACCACGGGCGCGCCGATTGCGTGCTGCTGGCCCTGCCCTTCGCGACGGGAGAGGTGGATAGCGAGGTGCTGTTCGACGACCGCCTGTTCGTCGCCTTTCCCAAGGACGACCCGCGCGATCCGCCCGAAGTGGTCCCTCCGTCGATGATCGACGAGGCGCGGCTGCTCTTGCTGGAAGACGGGCATTGCCTGAAAGAGCATGCTCTGGCGGCCTGCAACCGCCCCGAATTGCGGGCGTCCGCCACCATGATCGGCACATCGCTGCATACTCTGGTGCAGATGGTGGACAACGGGCTTGGCCTGACCATGCTGCCCGAAATGGCGCTGGAAGCGGGCATTCTGGACGGCACAAACGTCGTGGCGCGCCCCCTCAAATCGAAGAACGCCTCGCGCCAGATCGCCCTTGTCTGGCGGCGCGGTTCGCCGCGTGCGGACGAGTTCCGCCTGCTCGCCAGGGAATTGCGCGAAGGCTAA
- a CDS encoding integrase arm-type DNA-binding domain-containing protein produces MPLTEIQARNSKPRERAYKMADGEGLFLFVQPNGSKLWRMKYRFAGKEKLLSFGAYPDLGIAAARDKRTAAKALLAEGKDPMKSKGEVISQEGATVFEVAKRWHENRKSALNAAHAERVWSRMERDVFPVIGEKLVNEITAPDVLAMIRKIEARGALDISRRAKQGVGQVFQFAIACGLTSNDPTTHLRGALKPRPRVKHMSRLPLSELPAFIEKLHAYQEEGERRSAITRDAVLFALLTWVRTKELRFAVKSEFEDLGGKTPVWRIPAERMKMGREHLVPLSQQATHIAKSMIAAAPGEFLFPVSTAA; encoded by the coding sequence ATGCCTCTCACGGAGATTCAGGCCCGAAATTCCAAGCCACGCGAGCGCGCCTACAAGATGGCCGACGGGGAGGGCTTATTCCTGTTCGTACAGCCGAACGGGTCAAAGTTATGGCGGATGAAGTACCGCTTCGCGGGCAAGGAGAAGTTGCTCTCGTTCGGCGCTTACCCAGATCTCGGGATAGCTGCCGCGCGCGACAAGCGCACAGCCGCAAAGGCGTTGCTAGCCGAGGGCAAGGATCCAATGAAATCCAAGGGAGAAGTGATCTCGCAGGAAGGAGCCACCGTCTTCGAGGTCGCAAAGCGCTGGCATGAAAATCGAAAGAGCGCGTTGAATGCCGCGCACGCCGAACGCGTCTGGTCGCGCATGGAAAGGGACGTCTTTCCAGTCATCGGCGAGAAACTCGTGAATGAAATCACGGCACCCGACGTCCTGGCAATGATCCGCAAGATCGAAGCAAGAGGCGCGCTCGATATCAGTCGGCGTGCGAAACAAGGGGTGGGGCAAGTCTTCCAGTTCGCAATCGCGTGTGGTCTGACCTCGAACGATCCGACGACGCATTTGCGCGGGGCTCTAAAGCCGCGACCAAGAGTGAAGCATATGAGCCGGCTGCCGCTCAGCGAGTTGCCCGCATTCATCGAGAAGCTGCATGCCTACCAGGAAGAGGGCGAACGACGGTCCGCGATCACCCGTGACGCAGTTCTCTTTGCGCTCCTGACTTGGGTTCGAACCAAGGAACTGCGTTTCGCCGTCAAATCCGAGTTTGAAGACCTTGGCGGAAAAACACCTGTCTGGAGGATACCAGCCGAGCGAATGAAGATGGGACGAGAGCATTTGGTACCCCTCTCGCAGCAGGCAACGCACATCGCAAAATCCATGATAGCAGCAGCGCCTGGCGAGTTTCTCTTCCCGGTGTCAACGGCGGCGTAA
- a CDS encoding acyl carrier protein — protein MSDTEERVKKIVVEHLGVEADKVTMDASFIDDLGADSLDIVELVMAFEEEFGVEIPDDAAEKITTVGDAVKYIEEHKG, from the coding sequence ATGAGCGACACCGAGGAACGCGTAAAGAAGATCGTCGTCGAACATCTGGGCGTTGAAGCCGACAAGGTGACGATGGACGCAAGCTTCATCGACGACCTGGGCGCGGACAGCCTCGACATCGTCGAGCTCGTCATGGCGTTCGAAGAAGAATTCGGCGTGGAAATCCCCGACGATGCGGCCGAAAAGATCACCACCGTCGGCGACGCGGTGAAATATATCGAAGAGCACAAGGGCTGA
- the fabF gene encoding beta-ketoacyl-ACP synthase II: MRRVVVTGLGLVTPLGGDVETSWANLIAGKSGAGPITRFDTEGQKCLIACEVKPADHEYGFDPDKRVDFKIRRQVDPFIVYGIDAAGQALEDAGLTDMDDDLKLRAGCSIGSGIGGLPGIESESLVLAEKGPGRVSPHFVHGRLINLISGQVSIKYGLMGPNHAVVTACSTGAHSIGDAARMIKDGDADVMLAGGAESTINPLGVAGFAQAKALNCSYNDRPEQASRPYDKNRDGFVMGEGAGVVVLEEYEHAKARGAKIYAEVVGYGLSGDAYHVTAPHPEGKGAENAMRMALRKAGMEAGDIDYVNAHGTSTMADTIELAAVKRVLGDDLGGASMSSTKSAIGHLLGGAGAVEAIFCILAMRDGIVPPTLNLDDPDEGTEGVDLVPHKARKREVKAVLNNSFGFGGTNASLVMKAVDD, from the coding sequence ATGCGCCGTGTCGTTGTTACCGGACTTGGTCTCGTCACCCCGCTGGGCGGTGATGTAGAGACGAGTTGGGCTAATCTTATCGCGGGCAAGTCGGGCGCGGGTCCGATCACGCGGTTCGACACCGAAGGGCAGAAATGCCTTATCGCGTGCGAGGTAAAGCCTGCCGATCACGAATATGGTTTCGACCCCGACAAGCGCGTCGATTTCAAGATCCGCCGTCAGGTCGATCCCTTCATCGTCTATGGCATCGATGCTGCAGGGCAGGCGTTGGAAGACGCCGGGCTTACCGACATGGACGACGATCTGAAGCTGCGCGCAGGCTGCTCGATCGGGTCGGGCATCGGCGGGCTGCCGGGTATCGAAAGCGAATCGCTGGTGCTGGCCGAAAAAGGGCCGGGCCGCGTATCTCCGCATTTCGTGCACGGGCGCCTGATCAATCTGATTTCGGGCCAGGTATCGATCAAATACGGGCTGATGGGACCCAACCATGCGGTCGTGACCGCCTGTTCGACCGGCGCGCATTCGATCGGCGATGCCGCGCGCATGATCAAGGACGGCGATGCCGACGTCATGCTGGCAGGCGGTGCGGAAAGCACCATCAATCCTCTAGGCGTGGCGGGCTTTGCGCAGGCCAAGGCGCTGAACTGTTCCTATAACGACCGTCCCGAACAGGCGAGCCGCCCCTATGACAAGAACCGCGACGGTTTCGTCATGGGCGAAGGCGCAGGCGTCGTCGTTCTGGAAGAATACGAGCATGCCAAGGCGCGCGGCGCGAAGATCTATGCCGAGGTGGTCGGCTATGGCCTGTCGGGCGATGCCTATCACGTGACCGCGCCCCATCCCGAAGGGAAGGGCGCCGAAAACGCGATGCGCATGGCCCTGCGCAAGGCTGGCATGGAAGCGGGTGACATCGATTACGTCAATGCGCACGGCACCTCCACCATGGCCGACACGATCGAACTGGCTGCGGTAAAGCGCGTGCTGGGCGACGATCTGGGCGGTGCGTCGATGAGCTCGACCAAATCGGCCATCGGTCATTTGCTGGGCGGCGCGGGCGCGGTGGAAGCGATTTTCTGCATCCTTGCGATGCGCGACGGCATCGTTCCGCCGACGCTGAACCTCGACGACCCCGATGAAGGGACCGAGGGTGTCGATCTTGTCCCGCACAAGGCGAGAAAGCGCGAGGTGAAGGCGGTGCTGAACAATTCGTTCGGCTTTGGCGGCACCAATGCCTCGCTGGTCATGAAGGCCGTGGACGACTGA
- a CDS encoding 2'-5' RNA ligase family protein, protein MADPIIVTAALPPDIFGMADTLRRAHFPPARNILSAHLTMFHAIPPSLERELRTLLADLAAEYTPLPARLARIVSLGRGTALAVESEPLMDLRDIIADRFAGCLTAQDDHRPRFHITIQNKVSPQEARALQASLQPDFTPRSFVIPALQAHFYRGGPWEAAGRWPLRGRAGG, encoded by the coding sequence ATGGCCGATCCCATCATCGTCACCGCCGCCCTGCCGCCCGACATATTCGGCATGGCCGATACGCTGCGGCGCGCTCATTTTCCGCCAGCCCGAAACATTCTGTCGGCGCATTTGACCATGTTTCACGCCATACCGCCGTCATTGGAGCGCGAATTGCGCACACTTCTGGCCGATCTGGCGGCTGAATATACGCCATTGCCGGCCCGTTTGGCACGTATCGTGTCATTGGGACGCGGAACGGCGCTGGCGGTCGAGAGCGAGCCACTGATGGACCTGCGCGATATTATTGCCGACCGTTTCGCCGGTTGCCTGACGGCGCAAGACGACCATCGCCCGCGTTTTCACATCACCATCCAGAACAAGGTCAGCCCGCAAGAAGCCCGAGCCTTGCAGGCTAGTCTGCAGCCCGACTTCACCCCGCGCTCGTTCGTCATACCTGCGTTGCAGGCTCATTTTTATCGTGGCGGGCCGTGGGAAGCGGCAGGGCGCTGGCCGTTGCGGGGAAGGGCGGGGGGATGA
- the rnd gene encoding ribonuclease D — protein sequence MKIHDLITTTEALADICERMATADFVAVDTEFMRESTYWPLLCLVQISDGKEAAAIDPLADGIDLKPLLDLLTENEEVLKVFHAGGQDVEIIYNLTGKTPHPIFDTQIAMMAISQSEQIGYSNLVDSWLNIQIDKGARFTDWSRRPLTERQIEYAIGDVTYLSRIFPKMLKKLIKTGRGEWLNREMDRLADPDNYATDPETLWHRIRSPGRNPQVLGRLKALAAWRETEAQDKNIPRGRIIRDETLADLASHPPKKQGDLAKVRGLSGGWKDNDIGKRLMKVLEEAEPLPKDEMPERKKGVPLGKEGALVADLLKLLLKIRSREIDVASRLIARADDLEALAAGVRRNLELLEGWRFQEFGKDALNLVEGKLAFAVENGRLVMTHIDEMEPDAAPADPETTTGE from the coding sequence ATGAAAATTCACGATCTGATCACCACGACCGAGGCGCTGGCCGACATCTGCGAGCGGATGGCCACAGCCGATTTTGTCGCCGTCGATACCGAATTTATGCGGGAATCGACCTATTGGCCGCTTCTCTGCCTTGTCCAGATATCCGACGGGAAAGAGGCTGCGGCCATCGATCCGCTGGCCGACGGCATCGACCTCAAACCCCTGCTCGACCTGCTGACCGAGAATGAGGAGGTTCTGAAGGTCTTTCACGCGGGCGGGCAGGATGTGGAAATCATCTACAACCTGACCGGCAAGACCCCGCACCCGATCTTCGACACGCAGATCGCGATGATGGCGATCAGCCAGTCCGAACAGATCGGCTATTCCAACCTTGTCGACAGCTGGCTGAACATCCAGATCGACAAGGGCGCGCGTTTTACCGACTGGTCGCGCCGCCCGCTGACCGAACGGCAGATCGAATATGCCATCGGCGACGTCACCTATCTGTCGCGCATCTTCCCCAAGATGCTGAAAAAGCTGATCAAGACGGGCCGCGGCGAATGGCTGAACCGCGAGATGGACCGCCTCGCCGACCCTGACAATTACGCCACCGATCCCGAGACGCTGTGGCACCGCATCCGCTCGCCCGGACGCAATCCGCAGGTTCTGGGCCGGCTCAAGGCGCTGGCCGCATGGCGCGAGACCGAGGCGCAGGACAAGAACATCCCGCGCGGCCGCATCATCCGTGACGAGACGCTGGCCGACCTTGCCAGCCATCCGCCCAAGAAACAGGGCGACCTTGCCAAGGTGCGCGGCCTGTCGGGCGGGTGGAAGGACAATGACATCGGCAAGCGCCTGATGAAGGTGCTGGAAGAGGCCGAGCCGCTGCCCAAGGACGAAATGCCCGAACGCAAAAAGGGCGTGCCGCTGGGCAAGGAAGGCGCTCTGGTGGCCGACCTGCTGAAATTGCTGCTTAAAATCCGCAGCCGCGAGATCGACGTCGCCTCCCGCCTGATTGCGCGGGCCGACGATCTTGAGGCTTTGGCCGCGGGCGTTCGCAGGAATCTGGAACTGCTGGAAGGCTGGCGCTTTCAGGAGTTCGGCAAGGACGCGCTCAATCTGGTCGAGGGCAAGCTGGCCTTTGCGGTCGAAAACGGGCGATTGGTGATGACCCATATCGACGAGATGGAGCCCGACGCAGCCCCCGCCGATCCGGAAACGACAACGGGCGAATAA
- the istA gene encoding IS21 family transposase codes for MELYLKVRLACAGGMSARAAAKHFNISRDTVRKMLSYSEPPGYRRSAPVRRPKLEAFIPIIDGWLDGDRSVPRKQRHTAKRVFDRLREEHGFTGGYTIIKDYIRDRDQRSREMFVPLAHAPGHGQADFGEALVEIGGVEQKAHFFVLDLPHSDACYVRAYPAAVAEAWMDGHVHAFAFFGAVPLSIVYDNDRCLVSKILPDGTRLRARLFSAFLSHYLIRDRYGRPGKGNDKGGVEGLVGYCRRNFMVPIPRFPTWEAFNLWLEEQCRKRQNDRLRGESETIGERLRRDLAAMQELPASPFEACDQTSGQVSSQALVRYRTNDYSVPVRFGHQEVWIRGYVDEVVIGCRGEIIARHVRSYEREDVIFDPIHYLPLIEQKINALDQAAPLQGWDLPEVFTTLRRLMETRMGKHGRREYVQVLRLLESFALADLHGAVKQALDMGAIGFDAVKHLLLCRVERRPPRLDMAIYPYLPRARVETTSARSYMRLLTGGAAA; via the coding sequence GTGGAACTTTACCTGAAGGTTCGTCTTGCCTGCGCGGGCGGCATGAGCGCCCGGGCGGCAGCGAAGCATTTCAACATATCGCGCGACACGGTCCGCAAGATGCTGTCGTATTCCGAGCCGCCCGGTTACCGTCGCAGCGCCCCGGTGCGGCGACCGAAGCTGGAAGCGTTCATACCGATCATCGACGGCTGGCTGGATGGGGACCGGTCGGTCCCGCGCAAGCAGCGCCATACGGCGAAGCGTGTGTTCGATCGCCTTCGCGAAGAGCATGGCTTCACCGGAGGCTACACGATCATCAAGGATTACATCCGGGATCGGGATCAGCGCAGCCGGGAGATGTTCGTGCCGCTGGCACACGCACCCGGCCATGGGCAGGCAGATTTTGGAGAAGCTCTGGTCGAGATCGGCGGGGTGGAGCAGAAGGCGCACTTCTTCGTGCTCGATCTGCCGCACAGCGACGCCTGCTACGTACGCGCCTATCCGGCTGCCGTTGCCGAGGCCTGGATGGACGGCCATGTCCACGCCTTTGCGTTCTTCGGCGCGGTGCCGCTGTCGATCGTCTACGACAACGACCGCTGCCTGGTCTCGAAGATCCTGCCTGACGGGACGCGGCTGCGCGCGAGGCTGTTCAGCGCCTTCCTGTCGCACTACCTGATCCGTGATCGTTACGGCCGCCCCGGCAAGGGTAACGATAAGGGCGGCGTTGAAGGCCTTGTCGGCTATTGCCGGCGCAACTTCATGGTGCCGATCCCCCGGTTCCCGACATGGGAGGCGTTCAACCTGTGGCTCGAGGAGCAATGCCGCAAACGGCAGAACGACCGGCTGCGGGGCGAGAGTGAGACGATTGGCGAGAGGCTGCGGCGCGATCTGGCGGCGATGCAGGAACTGCCGGCTTCCCCCTTCGAGGCCTGTGACCAGACCAGCGGCCAGGTCTCATCGCAGGCGCTGGTGCGTTACCGGACCAACGATTACTCGGTGCCGGTGCGCTTCGGCCACCAGGAGGTGTGGATCAGGGGCTATGTCGACGAGGTGGTGATCGGTTGCCGGGGCGAGATCATTGCCCGCCATGTGCGCAGCTACGAGCGCGAGGATGTGATCTTCGATCCGATCCATTACCTTCCCCTGATCGAACAGAAGATCAATGCCCTCGATCAGGCCGCACCATTGCAGGGCTGGGACCTGCCCGAGGTATTTACAACGCTGCGCCGGCTGATGGAGACGCGCATGGGCAAGCATGGCCGGCGCGAATATGTGCAGGTACTGCGCCTGCTGGAGAGCTTCGCTCTGGCCGATCTGCATGGCGCGGTGAAGCAGGCCCTTGATATGGGCGCGATCGGCTTCGATGCGGTGAAGCATCTCCTGTTATGCCGGGTGGAGCGCCGCCCGCCCCGACTGGACATGGCGATCTATCCCTACCTGCCCAGGGCCAGAGTGGAGACAACATCGGCGCGCTCGTACATGCGGCTGTTGACCGGCGGAGCAGCGGCATGA
- a CDS encoding sugar transporter — MRTFWIVSGLLFVWALIGDMAYLAQVTADLDELAKTDPISASAFRTMPEWVWTAYAVAVWVGTLGAIALLLRRKWAVPLYAVSLIAVILQFGWTFLATQLIEAKGADVLIFPAVIIAVGAFSLWWAMKHAKSGVLK; from the coding sequence ATGCGCACATTCTGGATCGTCAGCGGGCTGCTGTTCGTATGGGCCCTGATCGGGGACATGGCCTATCTGGCGCAGGTAACCGCCGATCTGGACGAGCTGGCGAAGACCGATCCGATATCGGCCAGCGCGTTCCGCACGATGCCCGAGTGGGTGTGGACGGCCTATGCTGTGGCAGTCTGGGTCGGCACGTTGGGCGCCATCGCGCTTTTGCTGCGGCGCAAATGGGCGGTGCCACTCTATGCCGTTTCGCTGATCGCGGTGATCCTGCAATTCGGCTGGACCTTTCTGGCGACCCAGCTGATCGAGGCGAAGGGCGCCGATGTGCTGATCTTTCCCGCGGTGATCATCGCGGTGGGCGCATTCTCGCTCTGGTGGGCGATGAAGCATGCGAAATCGGGCGTGTTGAAGTAA